TTGAAACCGCTTTAAAACAAGACGATTTTGAACAATTATACAAAGAGATGAACAATACAAATGTTGTAAAAGATATTTTAAAAGGCATACATTTATAAAAATACAGCTATGACAAATCAAAACACATTTAAAAACTGGTTAGAAGCTTTCAATCTTGAACATCCTCTGGTCATTGCTGGACCCTGTAGTGCAGAAACCGAAGATCAAGTACTTAAAATTGCTCATCAACTTAAAAACACAGACACCTCGGTAATGCGTGCTGGCATTTGGAAACCCCGAACCAAACCAGGTAACTTTGAAGGCGTAGGTAAAATAGGCTTAGATTGGCTCAAAAAAGCCAAAGCCGAAACCGGACTCAAAATCGCTACCGAAGTGGCTAACAAAACTCATGTTGATTTAGCACTTGAAGCCGATGTTGATGTGTTGTGGATTGGAGCACGAAGCACCGTTAGCCCATTTATCGTTCAAGATATTGCCGATGCCTTAAAAGGTACAGATAAAATTGTATTGGTCAAAAACCCTGTCAATCCAGATTTATCACTTTGGCTCGGAGCAGTGGAACGCCTACATAAAGCTGATATCCCAAATCTCGGTGTCATTCATCGCGGATTTTCGACTTACGAAAAAACCCGATACCGAAACAACCCTGAATGGCAACTGGCGGTAGATTTACAAAATGAATTTCCAGATTTGCCTTTAATTGTCGATCCATCGCATATCGCTGGACGACGCGATATTATTTTTGATATTTGCCAGACTGCACTTGACCTTAATTACGATGGTATCATGGTAGAAACGCATCATTTGCCAGATGAAGCTTGGAGTGATCTTGCTCAACAAATCACGCCTGAGGCTTTAGACCAAATGACTAAAGTTTTAAAAATAAGAAAAGAACACAGTGAAGCGAATGAATTTAAAAACAAATTGAATACCTTAAGAACCAAAATTGATGTAATTGACCATCAAATTATCAATCAATTGGGCAAACGTATGAAAATTGCTGATGAAATTGGAACACTGAAAAAGAAAAATAACGTTGCTATTTTACAAACCAAACGCTGGAATGAAATTTTAGATAAAATGATAAAGGAAGGTACTGAAAATGGATTAAGTGAAGATTTTGTGACTAAATTTCTCAAAGCTATTCACCAAGAGTCCATTGCACATCAACATAAAGTTTTGACAGGAGATAAAAAATAAAACGATTTAGGTTATAGCTTTTTCCTTAGTAACTAAAACACCTCGTATCCATTAGTGAATTAGTGGCTTTGAGTAAATCCCTTTCGATTTATGTTATATTTTATTTGCAGGTTTATGCTTACGATAAATGTCAGCATTTACAAACCCCGAGATAGAAAATGACCATTGATTTTCATTTTTTAAGATGTTAAAATCAGCCACAAAGATATATTTTAACATTATTTTGCATAATTTATTTTAAATTTACTCTAAAAAGTACCTTGTTATGATGTTAAATTTAAATGCCCTTAACTTACCTTTAGGCCAATTTATCATGGTCTTAGAAGAAGATGGCCAAATTATAGACCAAAAACACCTCATAAAAGACTAAACCTATGAAACTTTTAATTCGCTTTTTATTATATATAGTTTTATTGCCGAGTTTAACCGCCCAGACCTATACCTGGGAATGGGCAGAACGCGGGGGAGGAAAACGGAATATAGCTGGCGGTGGCTCTATTGCTTATTATAGTAGTTATGAACACATTAGAGACATTGTAATAGATAGTAACAACAACTATTATTATCTGGCTACAGTAGGCAATGACCAAAGCACTTATGGCGACTTACCTATTACCACCTATGATGATGGCAATTCTGAACGCGATGTATATGTGTTTTCTACCGATGCGCAGGGCAATTTTAGGTTTAGTAAGACCATTGGTGGTGGGTTTTGGAGTGATTTTCCGGGATCTTTAGCCATAGATGCTCAGGATAATATTTATGTATCTGGTAGTGCACCTGCATCAGTACAGGCTAACGATACACCAGTTCATTTTGATACGGATAGTATTATGCCTATTGGCTCTTTAAACACGCCTTCACCAGCCAACAAAAACCTCTATACGCTAAAGTATGACAGTGGGGGTAATTTTCAATGGTTACGTCAACCCCAATCGCCCAACCTATCTTGGGTTGACATATTTCCAGAAACTCAACATTTCGACATGGATGTGGCACCAGATGGCACAGTGCATTGGTTTTGTAGGATATGGCTAGGAAGTCATTTAAACGGGAATTTGGTTGTATCAGATAGCATGACAGCAGGTCAATCGGTTATTATCCGCTATGATACCCAAGGCAATTACCTCTCGCATATCTTGTTAGATTTTGACCTTGATGGCTTTGATGGTTTTAACGTCTCTATGGATTATGACCCCGTTAATAATCGGTATTATTTGGCTACTCATCGTCTCACAGGAAATTCATCGCTCTCTTTTAATGGAGTGCTTGCTCCTACTACTTTTTTATTGGCTTTAGATACTTCTGGTACTCTTCTATGGCGAGAAGATAACGTAAGTAATGATAATTCTCCTGGAATGTTAATAACAGATGTTAAAGTAGATAACCAAGGTGATATATTTATTACTGGAAAAGTTAACAGCGGTAATGTTTTAAATAATTCTAACGATGGAGAATCCTTTGCTGGTTATGTTTTTGATCAAGCACTAGACAGTGGTCTTGGAACTACAGGTTCTTACTTGCTTAAACTCAATGCCCAAGGTAACCTATTATGGGGAAGTAACACAGATACCTTTTCATTTTATCCCGGAAGAAGTATTTCTTTTTTTGACAATGAAGTTGTTTTGGGTTTAGGACTTGACAATAACACCACTTGGGATGGGTTTAGTGTAGGCGGTAGTGGATATGAAGCCTCGTTGGTGCGCTTTGATAAAGCTACGGGAGCGGTGATAGAAGTTATAAAAACCAATAGCGGTACAGCCAATGCCGAGATTACCGCCGTAGCCGCAGACCAGTTGGGCAATTATGTGGTTGGCGGGTTTACAGAAAGCGACCTGTTTGTTAACGACAACACTATGCCAACCCTGACCAAAACAGGTGGAGTCGCAGATTTCTTTACTGCTAAGTTGGCTTGCCAAAATTGTAATTTAAGCACAGATAACCCCAGTGCAAGTCCAGATATGGTTTTGTATCCCAATCCCGCAAGGGCACAATTTAGTATAAAAAGCCAGCGACCTTTATCGCGTTATCAAATTTTTGATGTGCAAGGTAGAAATATCCAACACGGTCAACTCAACGCCAATCCCATAGACATCTCAAGTTTAGAAAACGGCGTATATCTCATTAAAGTTATAAGCCAAAACCAACATACGCAGGTGCTGAAGTTGGTGGTGGAGTAAAGTCGTGTTTTAAAAAATATATATCTAAAACTAAACAATTCATATTCTATACAAGGCCTACCAACGAATTAATCCATTATATCTATATTTACAGCCTTTAATAATCAAGTCAATTCGTGAAAGGCATCGTTTATAAATCTACTGGCAGTTGGTATCAGGTTAAAACGTCTGACAATAGCTTTTATAATTGCAAACTGAAAGGCAAAATTAGACTTCAGGGGCTAAAAAGCACCAACCCCATTGCAGTAGGCGATAAAGTCGATTTTGAAGTCATAAAAGACGGCGATGAGACCATTGGTATCATCAAAGCTATTGAAGAACGTAAAAATTACATCATTCGCAAATCGGTTAACTTATCTAAGCAAACCCACATTATTGCGACCAATATAGATTTGGCATTTTTAGTCATCACGCTCAACAATCCTGAAACCACAACTACGTTTATCGACCGGTTTCTCGCTTCTGCAGAAGCTTTTGATGTGGAATGTGTTTTACTGTTCAATAAATTAGATACTTTAGACCAAAACGAATTTGGCGAACTTAAATATTTAGCTGAAATTTATCGTGAAATTGGTTATCACCGTATTGGTATTTCGGCGTCAACTGGCAAAAATTTAGATCAAGTCAAAGCCTTGATGATTGATAAAATCAGCGTGTTTGCAGGTCATAGTGGCGTTGGTAAATCGAGTATTATCAATGCTATGGATGCCAATATTAACATCAAAACCAAAGCAATTTCAGAGCAACACGCCCAAGGTCAGCATACCACAACCTTTGCCGAGATGCACGAAACCCATTTTGGAGCAAAAATTATTGACACGCCAGGCATTCGCGGTTTTGGAATGATTGATATGGAAAAAGAAGAACTCAGCGATTATTTCAGAGAATTTTTTGCTTTGAAATCAGAATGTAAATTTCATAATTGTCTGCACATCAACGAGCCTAAATGTGCAATCAAGCAAGCTTTAAATCACGATATTATAGCGTTTTCAAGATATAAAAGCTATTGCCAAATTTTAGAAGAACTCGACGACCAACAACAAACTTTTCGTAAAAACCCTTATGCCGATTAAATTATGAGAGTGATTTTACAACGTGTAAAACAAGCTGAAGTCAAGGTTAAACCCGATTATCATGCTGAGATACAAGAAGGTTTATTGATATTTTTAGGCATAGCAGATGAAGATACGCAAGACGATATTGATTGGTTGGTTCGGAAAATATCGAGAATGCGTTTGTTTAGTGATGAAGCTGGCAAAATGAATCTCAGCCTTTTAGATACAGGTTTTGAAGCCATGGTAATCAGTCAATTTACGCTTCATGCTTCTACAAAAAAAGGCAATCGCCCCAGTTTTATTAAAGCCGCAAAACCCGAATTAGCAGAACCACTTTACGAAGCCTTTGCTAATACCTTAGAACAAAACCTTAATAAAGAGGTGAAAACTGGCATTTTTGGAGGAGATATGCAAGTTACTTTAACCAATGATGGACCAGTGACGATAATTATGGATTCAAGAGATAAAGTCTGAAATTTGATGTTCTCGTTTTAATTTAATTTTCATGTGCTAAGTTTAATTCAGCACAACCCTTTGACAACAAGAGTTCAAACTGAAAGCGTAGATTGTTTCTCAAACCTGTATTAGCTCATCCACTATAAATTAAAAAAATTAATTCTATTCTATTTAGGGTCATAATGCCAAATGCATTCAAATGTGTTATAAAGAAAATTTTAACTTGAATAAAAGTAATTTAAATATTGAGTTCAAAATATTAAATAATTGATAATTAAAGCAATTAGGTTTGCAGACTTATAATAATCTGTAACTTTGTAAAAAAAATACATAATTTATGAGTCAAGTTAAAGACAAAGACACTGTAAAAGTGCATTACACAGGGAAATTAACATCAAATGATCAAGTATTTGACAGTTCTTTAGAACGTGAACCTTTAGAGTTCACTTTGGGTCAAGGTATGCTAATACCTGGATTTGAAAAAGGAATTATCGATATGAAAGTTAACGAAAAAAAGACATTAAAAATAAACAAAGACGAAGCTTATGGCGATGTACGCGACGACTTATTCCATAAAGTTAGCAAAGAACAACTTCCAGAAGAAATCAAACCAGAAGTTGGCATGGGATTAGTTTCAAAAAACCCAGATGGGAGTGAACAACAACTTCGCGTAGCCGCTGTAAATGACGACCATATTGTAGTTGATGCCAATCATCCACTTGCTGGCCATGACTTAACCTTTGAAGTTGAAGTTGTAGAAATCAAATAATTTATAATTTTGTTTTTATAATATTAAGCCGTCTTCACAGACGGTTTTTTTATTAAATGAAATAGGAGTTCTATAAATTTAAATTTAGATTTGCATTCCATTGGCTCTGTAGTTCAACGGATAGAACAAAAGTTTCCTAAACTTTAGATCTAGGTTCGATTCCTAGCAGAGCTACTGTTTTAATTCAATTATAAGATAAACTCTATAAATTACAGACTTAACGTGAGTTTGATTTATTGAAAGCTGTAAATCAGATGATTACATATTTTTGTTAGCAAATTTTGTTATTTCGAACGAAGAAAGAGGAGAAATCTCATGCTTCGCTCTATCGACATGGCAAATGATTAAATATCTGTATTTTATGTGAATATATTTTATTGGAATTTATATCGAACTCACGTTATAGTAAACTCAAATATAACAAAGAACGCCTTAGAAACTCTAAGACGTTTATATCAATTTATGAAGCTTATTTTGCTAATGATTCATTTCTTCTTCTCCTTCTTGTAAAGGCACATTTTGTGGAACAAAATCTTGACCAGCAATCACATAGTCACTTTCGTCTGAATTAAGTTTACTGTAATCGTAAGACCATCGATAAACCGTTGGCAAATCACCATACCAGTTGCCGTGAATGTGTTCTACTGGTGCAGTCCATTCTAAGGTATTTGCTTTCCACGGGTTCTGTGTTGCCCGTTTACCGTAGAAAATAGAACTGATGAAGTTGTAAATAAACACAATTTGAGCCGCAGACGGTGATAAAAGCAAACACAGAAATCAAAACATTGGTATCGGCCAAATCATCAAAGTATGGAAAAGCGGTGTTGGCATAGTAACGTCTTGGTAAACCTGCCATTCCAATAAAATGCATAGGAAAAAACACACCATAAGCACCTACAGCAGTCACCCAAAAATGGATGTATCCTAAGTTTTTGTTCATCATGCGCCCAAACATTTTTGGAAACCAATGATAAACACCAGCAAACAATCCATATAGTGCAGAAATACCCATCACTAAGTGGAAGTGTGCAATAACGAAATAAGTATCGTGAACGTTGATATCTAAGGTGCTATCACCCAAAATTATACCTGTCAATCCACCTGTAATAAAAGTAGAAACCAATCCTATGGAAAACAGCATAGCGGGATTAAATTGTAAATTTCCTTTCCACAATGTGGTAATATAATTAAAAGCTTTAACAGCTGAAGGAATTGCAATTAGTAAAGTTGTAAATGTAAACACAGATCCTAAGAAAGGATTCATCCCAGAAACAAACATATGGAGACCCCAAACTACGGTAGATAAAAAGGCAATTGCTAAGATAGAAACAATCATTGCACGGTAACCAAATATCGGCTTACGAGCATTAGTGGCAATAACTTCAGAAGTAATACCTAAAGCTGGCAAAATAACAATATAAACTTCTGGGTGACCAAGAAACCAAAATAAGTGTTCATACAAAACAGGTGAACCACCTTGGTGTGCCAAGACTTCACCTTGAATATAAATATCACTCAGAAAAAAAGATGTTCCAAAACTTCTATCCATCAACAACAACAAACCTGCTGATAACAAAACAGGGAAAGAAACAACACCTATGATAGCTGTGACAAATAATGCCCAAACGGTTAAAGGCAATCTTGTCATAGACATACCTTTGGTTCTCAAATTTATAACTGTAACAATATAATTAAGCGAACCGAGTAAAGATGATGCAATAAATATAGTCATAGACACCAACCATAAAGTCATTCCTAAACCAGAACCGCCAATAGCTTGCGGTAGAGCACTTAAAGGTGGATAAACCGTCCAACCCGCAGATGCTGGACCTGCTTCAACAAAAAGAGATGAAATCATTATGACAGCCGATAAAAAAAACAGCCAATACGACAACATATTCAGGAAGCCTGATGCCATATCGCGAGCTCCAATTTGAAGCGGAATGAGTAAATTACTAAACGTACCACTTAAACCTGCTGTCAAAACAAAAAATACCATAATAGTACCGTGAATGGTAACCAAGGCTAAGTAAATGCCTGGATCCATCACACCATCTGTTCCAAACTTGCCCAGAAGTGCTTCAAATATCCAAAAGTTTTCACCAGGCCACGCTAATTGGAGTCTCATAAGCAGAGACATTGAAATACCAATAAAACCCATAATCAGACCTGTAATAAGATATTGCTTAGAAATCATCTTATGGTCTATACTAAAAATGTATTTTTCTATAAATGACTGTTCATGATGGTGATGTGCATGATCTTCCGCATGCTCGCCTGAATGTGCTGTTGTTGCTATTGCTGACATCTTTAAATTGTTTCTTTAATTATTGTTTAGCTAATAATTCTCCAAAAGTTTGTTGCTCTTCAATCCATTTGTTGAATTCTTCTTCTTCTTCAACGACTATTTTCATTTGCATATTGTAATGTGTAACACCACATATTTTATTACAAAGCAAGTAGTATTCAAATTCATAATCATCTAACTCAGAACGACCTTCTGCAATTAATTTTTTACTTCTTTCGTCGCGTATTTTGTTTATGCGTTTCACTTTCTCCAACATATAATCGCTATTTCTAATTTCATTAGAAGTTATTGTAGGTGTAAACCCAAACTCTGTAATCATACCTGGGACAACATTCATTTGAGACCTAAAGAAAGGGAAATAGGCAGAGTGCAAAACATCTTGAGAACGGAATTTAAAAATCACAGGTTTGTTGACAGGTAAGTGCAATTCGTTAACAATTACATCGTCTTTGCCATATTCATCCGTCTCATCAACACCGAGTTGATTGACGCCTTCTATAAATCTTACATTTGCTTTGCCGAGAACATTGTCTTGACCAGCATAACGAGCTCTCCAATCAAATTGATAAGCGTATATTTCTACAACCATAGTATCTTCATCTTGCTTTGGATTCATAATTTGAGTCCAAGAAACAAGTCCGTAAATGATTAAACCTGCTAAAACAACAACAGGAATTACGGTCCAAATAAACTCTAAGGTATTATTGTCGGCATAAAACAAAGCACGTTTTCCTTTTTTACCACGATATTTGTAAGCAAAATAATGCAATAAAGCTTGAGTGATTACCTGAACAGTCATAATTATCCCTATTGATATAAACATTAATTGATCATAGGTAGAACCGTGATCTGATGTCGCTTCTGGTAAATAAAACTTACTTAGATTCCAAAATGAATAAATCATCAAACCATAAAGAAACACCATAAATACAAGCATAATTTTGGCTTGTTTTTGGTTGTCTTTATCATTGGCAATAGCACCATCATCATCTGACGGTTTTGATAATTTGTATATTTTAGATATTTGCCAAAATGTAATGGCTAAAAGTGCTAATACGATTATGATTAAAAATGCTGTCATATATTTTTATCTTTCAATATTATAATTTAATAATGATATTGTTGGCTTTCTTTTAAAAATGGTGAATTTTTAGGAACTAAAGGAAGTTTACTAATTCCTTTAAAGGCGAACCAAATAAATAATCCTAAGAAAAAGAGTAAACTACCGATTTCTGGAATACCAATAGCCCAAGCATCTCCTACAGTACCAGGCATTATGAGTAGGAAGAAATTAAAATAGTGACCTACTAAAATCAAAATCCCTGTCAAAACAACTAACCAATTAATTCGTTTAAAATCTGAATTCATTAAAATAAGAACTGGACCTACAAAGTTAATAGCTACAATCCCGAAAAACATCAACTTATAATTTTCAATCCTCGATACAAAATACACTGCTTCCTCTGGCATATTAGCATACCAAATCAGCATAAATTGAGAAAACCATAAATAAGTCCAAAATATGCTAAATGCAAACATAAATTTAGCTAAATCGTGGATATGGCTGTCGTTAACTTGTTCTAACAAACCTTTTGATTTGAGATAAATACTCACTAAAGCAATAGTTGTAATAGCAGAAACAAACATACTTGCAAAGACAAACCATCCAAACAACGTGCTAAACCAGTGTGTATCAATACTCATTATCCAATCCCAAGATACTATGGCTTCAGTAATAATGAATATAGCTAAAAAGGCTATTGATAATTTGACATTTTTTTTGTATAAATTCAAGTTTAATTCATCATCTTGTTTGACAGAATTTTTGACTAATAAATGTCTAAAAAACGACCACGTAAATAAAATAATAGCTGAACGAATAAAGAAGAATGGAATATTCAAATATGCTGATTTTTCCTGTATAACTTCATCATGAGCTACAGTTTCAGGATCCATCCATATATATAAATGGTTGAGTTGCAAACTTGAGAGTATAAGAAATAAGAAAATCAAAATTCCACCAGGCAACATATAATTTGAAATTCCCTGCATAACTCTAAACAATAGTGGAGACCAACCAGCTTGAGACACATTTTGTATAGCGTAAAACACAAGAGCTCCAACTGCAATTAAAAAGAAAAACAACATTGGCACAAAAACGGCTGACCAAGGTCTGTTTTGCATTTGATGATAAGCATGCTCAAGATGTTCATCGCTATGAGCTTCTTCTGCACGATTTGAGCTTTGCCCTTCAACTTGATGTGTATTTGCTGTTTCAGCATGAGAATCGCCATGTTCAGCTTTGTGTTCTAATAATTCTTTAGCTTCAGCTTTTGAGCTTGGGGCTTGCCAAAAGCCATAAGCTATCCCTAAAACACCCACAACCATAAAAATGATTGCTGATAAGCGAAGTTTGTTGGACATTTTATACATGATAATCTATCTTATTTTGTTCTTTATTCAGTTATTGCGACTTCTTCTTCTACAGTATTTTCAACATCTTGTTTTGTTTCTTTCTCAGTTTCAAAAGCTCTTTCTGGTTTGCCCTCAAGCTCAGCTTTGAGTTTCATGACATAATGGTTAACCTGCCAAAGTTCCTTTTCACTCATTTGAGAGGCATAAGATCCCATCGTGTTTATACCATAATACATAACATGATATGTACTACCTTCAGTAATTGCTCTTCCTTGGTCATCATAAGCTGGCACACCGAGTATTTTTTCTTGTTGCACTAACCAACCTTGTCCATCTCCTTTTTGACCGTGACAAGTTGCACAATATATATTAAATAATTCTTGACCTTTTTTTAAGTTTTCCTCAGAATACACTAAAGGATTTTTAAGTTCTGCTTTTGCCAAATTATAGCCTTCTGGGTTATTTTTATAATTATAAGGCAACCAACCTCTAGGAATAGTTCCTTCAACAGGCAACATGGCTTCTTGTTCGTTAGGAAATATTGTCGCTTCTTGATATGTCTCATAGGCTAAAGACTGATACATGTCTGGAAAATACTGATAATTAGGATTGTTTTTATCAGCACATGAACTCAAGCTAAGCACAAGACAGAGTAAGATTAAAATTGAATATTTCATAGGTTAAGATTGTTTTAATGTAACTTCCTTAGCGCCTGTGGCTTGTAAAAACTCAGCTAGGCTCTGAACATTATTTTTTTCTCTACTAACTTCCATCAAAAAATGGTCATCGGTTGTTCTTGGGTCTGGATTTTCTGCTTTTTTAAATGGCCAAATTTTAGAACGCATATAAAATGTAATAACCATCAAGTGAGTCGCAAAAAACACTGTTAACTCAAACATAATAGGAATGAAAGCTGGCATATTTTGAAAGAATGTAAAACTTGGTTTACCACCAATATTTCTAGGCCAATCATCTATCATTATAAAATTCATCATCCAAACAGCAACGCCAAGACCGAGAACACCATACATAAATGAAGTAATAGCTATTCGTGTTGGTTTTAAACCTGCGACTTTATCAAGACCGTGAACTGGAAATGGTGTAAATACTTCCTCAATATGATGATGAGCAGAACGGGTTTCTTTAACGGCTTTCATCAAGTGGTCATCATCTTCGTATAATGCTTGTAATGTGTAATTTGCCATAATTAATTCTTGTTAAGTAAGTTAGCCTCACCTATCCAATATTTAGTTTTTGATTTCGGAAACTTTTGGATAAGTTCGTCTAATATTCTAAATTCTTTTTCAGTCATCTTTGTAACTTGCTTATAAGTATAAACCCCAATTTGATTGAGTTTTTCTTCTAAAGCAGGACCAACACCAGATAAGCGTTTCAGGTCATCTGCCATATCCTTAGATGCTTTTCCTATATTTAAAATTAAAGTCTCAACTAAATTAGCATTTTCTTTATTAACCTTTTCTCTTTTATTTTCCTGTTCTGCTATTAGTTTTTCAAAATCGGGAAGCGGTTGTTGCTTAGGCAATTCATAAAGTTGAACATCATCACCTTGAGCTTCACGCATTGCTTTATATCGATCTCCAGATAGTTTTAAAATACTTTTAACCTCTGCTTGAGCAATTACTGGAAAAGTTCTAGAATATAACAAAAATAACACAAAGAAAAAGCCTATAGTTCCAATAAAGATACCAACATCAACAAAAGTAGGCGAAAACATTGACCAAGTTGATGGTGTACGCCCTTTGCTTAAACAAAGTACAATAATATCAAACCGCTCAAACCACATTCCGATATTGATTACAATAGACACTAAGAATGTCCACATAATATTTCTTCTCATCTTTTTCCACCAAAGTGAAAGTGGCACAATAAGATTACATAGTATCAATGCCCAAAACGCCCACCAATAAGGTCCAGTTCTGCACCAAATGAAAGATAAGTATAATCCTCATAAGCACTTCCAGAATACCAAGCAATAAAAAATTCAGTAATATAAGCTGTACCAACAATTCCACCGGTTACGATGATGACTTTGTTCATCATTTCAATGTGGTCAACGGTAATATAATTCTCTAAATTTGAAACTTTACGCATTATAATCAACAAGGTTTGCACCATAGCAAAACCTGAGAAAATTGCACCGGCAACAAAATATGGTGGGAAAATTGTACTGTGCCAACCTGGAACAACCGAGGTAGCAAAGTCAAATGATACAATGGTGTGAACTGATAACACAAGTGGTGTAGCCAAACCTGCAAGGACTAAAGACACTTCTTCAAACCGTTGCCAATCTTTCATTCGTCCACTCCAGCCAAATGATAATATAGAATATATTTTTTTCTGAAATGGTAATTTTGCACGGTCTCTTATCATGGCAAAATCTGGCAACAAACCAGTGTACCAAAACACAAGTGATACCGATAGATAAGTTGAAATTGCAAATACATCCCATAAAAGCGGTGAGTTAAAATTCACCCACAACGACCCAAATTGATTAGGAATAGGCAACACCCAATAGGCTAACCAAGGACGACCCATATGAATAATCGGAAACAAACCTGCTTGAACAACAGCAAAAATGGTCATCGCCTCAGCAGAACGGTTTACCGCCATACGCCAGCGTTGTCTAAATAAGAGTAATACTGCCGATATCAAGGTAGCGGCGTGACCGATACCAACCCACCAAACAAAGTTGGTGATATCCCAAGCCCACTCAATAGTATTGTTGAGACCCCAAACACCAATTCCAGTGGAAACAGTATAAATGATACAACCTAATCCCCATAAAAATGCAATCAGAGCAATGGAAAAAACAATCCACCATAATTTGTTGGCTCTGCCTTCAATAGGTCTCGCAATATCAACCGTAACATCGTGATAAGACTTATCTCCGGTTACAAGCGGTTTTCTAATGGGTGCTTCGTAATGAGACATAATATATTTTCTAATTAATTAGTTTAAACTTCTTTTC
This genomic window from Flavobacterium sp. CS20 contains:
- a CDS encoding bifunctional 3-deoxy-7-phosphoheptulonate synthase/chorismate mutase type II — its product is MTNQNTFKNWLEAFNLEHPLVIAGPCSAETEDQVLKIAHQLKNTDTSVMRAGIWKPRTKPGNFEGVGKIGLDWLKKAKAETGLKIATEVANKTHVDLALEADVDVLWIGARSTVSPFIVQDIADALKGTDKIVLVKNPVNPDLSLWLGAVERLHKADIPNLGVIHRGFSTYEKTRYRNNPEWQLAVDLQNEFPDLPLIVDPSHIAGRRDIIFDICQTALDLNYDGIMVETHHLPDEAWSDLAQQITPEALDQMTKVLKIRKEHSEANEFKNKLNTLRTKIDVIDHQIINQLGKRMKIADEIGTLKKKNNVAILQTKRWNEILDKMIKEGTENGLSEDFVTKFLKAIHQESIAHQHKVLTGDKK
- a CDS encoding T9SS type A sorting domain-containing protein encodes the protein MKLLIRFLLYIVLLPSLTAQTYTWEWAERGGGKRNIAGGGSIAYYSSYEHIRDIVIDSNNNYYYLATVGNDQSTYGDLPITTYDDGNSERDVYVFSTDAQGNFRFSKTIGGGFWSDFPGSLAIDAQDNIYVSGSAPASVQANDTPVHFDTDSIMPIGSLNTPSPANKNLYTLKYDSGGNFQWLRQPQSPNLSWVDIFPETQHFDMDVAPDGTVHWFCRIWLGSHLNGNLVVSDSMTAGQSVIIRYDTQGNYLSHILLDFDLDGFDGFNVSMDYDPVNNRYYLATHRLTGNSSLSFNGVLAPTTFLLALDTSGTLLWREDNVSNDNSPGMLITDVKVDNQGDIFITGKVNSGNVLNNSNDGESFAGYVFDQALDSGLGTTGSYLLKLNAQGNLLWGSNTDTFSFYPGRSISFFDNEVVLGLGLDNNTTWDGFSVGGSGYEASLVRFDKATGAVIEVIKTNSGTANAEITAVAADQLGNYVVGGFTESDLFVNDNTMPTLTKTGGVADFFTAKLACQNCNLSTDNPSASPDMVLYPNPARAQFSIKSQRPLSRYQIFDVQGRNIQHGQLNANPIDISSLENGVYLIKVISQNQHTQVLKLVVE
- the rsgA gene encoding ribosome small subunit-dependent GTPase A, translated to MKGIVYKSTGSWYQVKTSDNSFYNCKLKGKIRLQGLKSTNPIAVGDKVDFEVIKDGDETIGIIKAIEERKNYIIRKSVNLSKQTHIIATNIDLAFLVITLNNPETTTTFIDRFLASAEAFDVECVLLFNKLDTLDQNEFGELKYLAEIYREIGYHRIGISASTGKNLDQVKALMIDKISVFAGHSGVGKSSIINAMDANINIKTKAISEQHAQGQHTTTFAEMHETHFGAKIIDTPGIRGFGMIDMEKEELSDYFREFFALKSECKFHNCLHINEPKCAIKQALNHDIIAFSRYKSYCQILEELDDQQQTFRKNPYAD
- the dtd gene encoding D-aminoacyl-tRNA deacylase; the protein is MRVILQRVKQAEVKVKPDYHAEIQEGLLIFLGIADEDTQDDIDWLVRKISRMRLFSDEAGKMNLSLLDTGFEAMVISQFTLHASTKKGNRPSFIKAAKPELAEPLYEAFANTLEQNLNKEVKTGIFGGDMQVTLTNDGPVTIIMDSRDKV
- a CDS encoding peptidylprolyl isomerase, producing MSQVKDKDTVKVHYTGKLTSNDQVFDSSLEREPLEFTLGQGMLIPGFEKGIIDMKVNEKKTLKINKDEAYGDVRDDLFHKVSKEQLPEEIKPEVGMGLVSKNPDGSEQQLRVAAVNDDHIVVDANHPLAGHDLTFEVEVVEIK
- a CDS encoding cytochrome c oxidase subunit II, with product MTAFLIIIVLALLAITFWQISKIYKLSKPSDDDGAIANDKDNQKQAKIMLVFMVFLYGLMIYSFWNLSKFYLPEATSDHGSTYDQLMFISIGIIMTVQVITQALLHYFAYKYRGKKGKRALFYADNNTLEFIWTVIPVVVLAGLIIYGLVSWTQIMNPKQDEDTMVVEIYAYQFDWRARYAGQDNVLGKANVRFIEGVNQLGVDETDEYGKDDVIVNELHLPVNKPVIFKFRSQDVLHSAYFPFFRSQMNVVPGMITEFGFTPTITSNEIRNSDYMLEKVKRINKIRDERSKKLIAEGRSELDDYEFEYYLLCNKICGVTHYNMQMKIVVEEEEEFNKWIEEQQTFGELLAKQ